The DNA segment GGCGCGGCCGCGGCGGCGCGCGTCGGCGAGCTCGTGTCGTCGCACGTGATCCCCGCGCCGCACGCGTCGCTCGAGGACGCTCTGCTGTCGTGACGCCGGCGCGTCGGCCGGCTTGAGATGCAACGTCTGCGCGGGCGACCGAGAGGCCCGCAGGAGGAACCGATGGGCGAGGCCCTGGGGATGATCGAGACGAGGGGCTTCATCGGCATGGTCGAAGCCTCTGACGCGATGGTCAAGGCCGCGAAGGTGACCCTCGTCGGCTACGAGAAGGTCGGTGGCGGGTACGTCACCGCCATCGTGCGCGGCGACGTCGCGGCGGTCAGGGCCGCGGTGGACGCCGGCACGGCGGCCGCGAGCAAGGTGGGCGAGCTCATCTCGACGCACGTGATCCCGAGGCCTCACGCGAACCTCGAGGACGTCCTGCCCATCGGGAAGACCGTCGCGGCGAAGTCGAAGTAGCGGTCCGCGCGCCGCCCGAGGGCGGGCCGGGCGCGCCCGGCGCCCGCGGGAACGCCGGCTGTTCGGGAGCCATCATGAACATCGGCAGGGTGGCGGGGACCGTCGTGTCCACGCGCAAGGACGAGAAGCTCACCGGGGCGAAGCTGCAGGTCGTCCGGCAGATCGATCTCGACGGCAAGGAGACCGGCGCCTTCGTGGTCGCCGTGGACGCCGTGGGCGCCGGCGCGGGCGAGGTGGTCCTCTACGCGAGCGGCAGCTCCGCGCGACTGACGGCCGTCACCAGGGACCGTCCCGCCGACGCGGTCATCATGGCCATCGTGGACTGCATCGAGGTCGGCGGCAGGGTCGTCTACGAGAAGCCCTAGAGGCGCCCTCGGCGGACCGGCGCCGGCCGGACCTCTTCGGCGCCCGGGGGGCATCAGGCCGTGGCCACACGGGATCCTTCGGTGAAGAGCATCGTCGCCTCGGCCCTCGGCGACGGCCGTGTCGGTCGGACCACCGATGCGCCGCCGCCCTTCGATGGCCGCGGCGTGCTGATGGACACCGCCTCCGCCGTCGCGGCGGCCGCGACCGGCTTCAGGGAGTTCTCGGAGGTCGGCCTCGAGAAGCGCAGGGCGATCATCGAGGCGATGCGCCGCGCCGCCCTCGAGCGGGTCGCGGCGATCTCGCGCATGGCGGTCGAGGAGACGGGCCTGGGCCGCGTCGACGACAAGGTCCGCAAGAACGCGCTCGCCGCCACGAGAACGCCCGGCGTGGAGGACCTTGAGCCGGTCGCCTTCTCGGGCGACCACGGGCTCACGCTCGTGGAGCGGGCGCCCTACGGGGTCATCGGCGCCATCACGCCCTCCACGAACCCCACCGAGACGGTCATCAGCAACGGGATCTCCATGGTCGCGGGTGGGAACGCGGTGGTGTTCAGTCCGCACCCCGCGGCGCGCGTCGTGACGCTCACCGTCATCGACCTCCTGAACCGCGCCATCGCGGAGGCGGGCGGGCCCCGGGCGCTCCTGTTCTCCGTCTCGGCGCCCTCGGTCGCCGCGGCCCAGGAGCTCATGGCCCACCCGGGGGTCCGCCTGCTGGTCGTCACGGGTGGTCCCGCGGTCGTGCGCGCGGCGATGCACTCCGGCAAGAAGGTCATCGCCGCCGGCCCGGGCAATCCGCCCGTCGTCGTGGACGAGACGGCCGACATCGGGAGGGCCGCGCGCGACATCGTCGCGGGCGCCGGGCTCGACAACAACATCGTGTGCATCGCGGAGAAGGAGATCATCGCCGTCCGGAGGATCGCGGCCGACCTCAAGGCAGCGCTTGCGACCGCGGGCGCCTACGAGCTTCGTGGCCAGGCGATCGAACGGATCACGAGGCTCGTGGTCCGCACGGACGCCGGCCCCGGCAGGCCCTCGGAGATCGCGCGGGAGTTCGTGGGCAGGGACGCCGCGGTCATCCTCGGCGCCGCCGGGATCTCCTGTCCCCCGGACGCGCGCATCGCGTTCTTCGAGACCGACGCGTCGCATCCGCTCTTCTGGACCGAGCAGATGATGCCCGTCATCCCCCTCGTCGCGGTGGACACGGCCGACGAGGCGATCGATCTCGCGCGGGAGGCCGAGGGCCGCTGCGGGCACACGGCCGTCATGCACTCGACGTGCGTCACGAACCTCTCGCGCATGGCGAAGACCATGAACGTGTCCATCTTCGTGAAGAACGGGCCGTCCTACGCCGGGCTGGGCTTCGGCGGCGAGGGGTTCACGAGCTTCACGATCGCGAGCCCGACGGGCGAGGGGATCACGTCGGCCAGGACGTTCACCCGCGAGCGGCGGTGCACGCTCGTCGACTCCTTCCGCATCGTGTGAGCGGGCCGGCGCGCGGCGGGGACGGCAGGGTTGGGCATGGACTCGAACACGGTCAGGGCCATCGAGAAGGCCGGCGTCGTCGGCGCGGGAGGAGGGGCCT comes from the Candidatus Effluviviaceae Genus I sp. genome and includes:
- a CDS encoding EutN/CcmL family microcompartment protein; protein product: MNIGRVAGTVVSTRKDEKLTGAKLQVVRQIDLDGKETGAFVVAVDAVGAGAGEVVLYASGSSARLTAVTRDRPADAVIMAIVDCIEVGGRVVYEKP
- a CDS encoding aldehyde dehydrogenase EutE gives rise to the protein MATRDPSVKSIVASALGDGRVGRTTDAPPPFDGRGVLMDTASAVAAAATGFREFSEVGLEKRRAIIEAMRRAALERVAAISRMAVEETGLGRVDDKVRKNALAATRTPGVEDLEPVAFSGDHGLTLVERAPYGVIGAITPSTNPTETVISNGISMVAGGNAVVFSPHPAARVVTLTVIDLLNRAIAEAGGPRALLFSVSAPSVAAAQELMAHPGVRLLVVTGGPAVVRAAMHSGKKVIAAGPGNPPVVVDETADIGRAARDIVAGAGLDNNIVCIAEKEIIAVRRIAADLKAALATAGAYELRGQAIERITRLVVRTDAGPGRPSEIAREFVGRDAAVILGAAGISCPPDARIAFFETDASHPLFWTEQMMPVIPLVAVDTADEAIDLAREAEGRCGHTAVMHSTCVTNLSRMAKTMNVSIFVKNGPSYAGLGFGGEGFTSFTIASPTGEGITSARTFTRERRCTLVDSFRIV
- the eutM gene encoding ethanolamine utilization microcompartment protein EutM, with translation MGEALGMIETRGFIGMVEASDAMVKAAKVTLVGYEKVGGGYVTAIVRGDVAAVRAAVDAGTAAASKVGELISTHVIPRPHANLEDVLPIGKTVAAKSK